The Thermococcus sp. 4557 genomic sequence GCGTAGAGCGTTATCGCACCCTGGACGCCGGAGACGGTCGTGTTCAAATCCGCGACGAGGGCGCTTATAGAAACGTTCATCATCGTCGTGTCGATGAACATTATGAAGAGCGCCGCGCTCATTATGATGAGAACTCCCCACTTAGACTGTCCCATACTGTTCACCAGAGAATAATTAGGGGGAGCGATGTTAAAAGATTTTGTATGAGAACCCATTGGTGAGGGAATCAAAGGAGAGGGGTCAGGATCAGAACTCCCTCTCCACTAAGAACTCGGCGAGCAGCTCCAGGTCCTTCCTGGCCTCGCTCTCCGGAAGAACCTTTAGGGCCTCGTTTGCCTCCTTCACGAGATCCTTGGCGTACTGAGCGGCGTAGTCTATGCTCCCGTACTTCCTGAGGAGCTCGATGGCCCTCTCAACCTCCTCCTTGACCTTCTCATCGTGAATGAGCGCGTCGCCCTTTGCATCGCCCGCGTACTTGCCGAAGACCTTCAGGAACTCGGCCTTGTCCTCCTCGCTCGCGTGGTCGAAGAAGTGGCTGACTATCAGCGTCTTCTTGCCCTTCCTTATGTCGCTGCCGACGGGCTTTCCGAGCTTCTCCTCGTCGGCGATGAGGTCGAGCACGTCGTCCCATATCTGGAAGGCTATGCCCACGTTCATTCCCCACTTGGCGAGAGCTTTGATGTACTCCTCGTTGTCCGTCCCGACTATCGCGCCTATCTCCGCAGAGCCCTCGAAGAGCGCCCCGGTCTTGCCGCTTATCATCTTGAGGTACTCCTCGACGGTTACCTCATCCCTCGTTTCGAACTCTATGTCGAGGGCCTGTCCCTCGCAGAGCATGTTGGAGGTTCTAACGAGGACGTCGAGGATTCTCGCCTTCTTCTCGGGGCTGACCTCCGCTTTGGCTATCGCCTCGAAGGCCTTGCTGAAGAGCAGGTCACCTGCCAGAATTGCCATGTTGACGCCCCAGAGCTTGTGGACGGTCGGCCTTCCACGCCTGAGCTCGTCCATGTCCATTATGTCATCGTGAACCAGCGAGTAGTTGTGGATGAACTCGACGGCGGCTGCCGGATAGAGGGCCTTTCTCGGATCGCCTCCCACCGCCTCGGCGGCACGGAGAACTACGAACGGCCTGACGCGCTTTCCACCGGCGAGCGGATAGTGTCTGGATGCGTCGTAGAGGTTCTTCGGCTCCTTCTCAGGGATGAGCTCGAATATAGCCGCGTCAACGTCCTTCGCCATCTCTTTAACCCTTGCGAACAGCTCATCGTACTTCCCCATTATATCACCCCGTGAGCGATGAAAGCAATCTAAAGGAAAAATAGGGCAACTCTTTATCAGTTTTACCCTACCTTATCTCGACCAGGTAGCCGTTCCGCGACACGAAGACGTCCCTGCCTATCAGGTAGCCCTCCTCCTCGGCCAGCTCCGCGTAGTGGGTGAGCATCCTGAACTCACCGTGGGCGGGAACGATGTTCTCAGGGTTCAGCATTCTGATGAGGTAGCGGTGGTCCTCCCTGCTGGCGTGGCCAGAAACGTGGAGGTCCTTTATCATCCTGACGTTCTTCATCTTGAGCTTCGTCTCAAGGACGTAGCGCTGGGCCTTGTTGAGTGGATTCGGTATCGTTCCAGCGGAGAAAACCACGGTGTCGCGCTTGCCGATGTCGTAGAGCTCGCCGTTTGCCATTCTGGTCAGGACCGCCCCGGGCTCGCCCTGATGGCCGGTGACCACGAGGAGGTAGTTCTCCCTCGCGCCCGAGACCTCCGCGAGAACCTTCCTTATGGCGTTGGGGCTCCTGACGGCGCGGGCGCCCTTCATTCGTATCAGCCCGAGCTGCTTGGCGATGCCGGTGTATTTGGCCAGAGAGCGGCCCACAAAGACAGCCTGCCTGCCCATCTTGTTGGCTATCCATATGAGTTCCTGGAGCCTTGGAATGTGGCTGGCGAAGGTAGTCGCTATCAGCCCGTCCGCCTCCATGCCCTCGTAGAGGAAGAAGTCCTCCAGGAGCATCTGGGCAACGGCCTCGCTCGGGGTTTTGGTCGGCTCGGAGACGCGCGTGGATTCAGGAATGAGAACCTTGACGCCCTCCTTACCGAGCTCCTTGAGGCGTTTGTAGTCCGGCCTCTCGCCGAGGGGATTGTTGTTGTCGAACTTGAAGTCGCCGGTGTGGACGACCGCGCCCTCGGGCGTGTGGACGACCACCATTGCCGCCTGCGGTATCGAATGGGTTATCTGGACGAACTCGATGGCCAGGTTCTCGCTGACCTGGACTATCTCGCCAAACCCGGTCTCGTACATGGGGTTCTTGACCTCGAAATACTGCTCGCTCTTGACCTCGCTCTTGGCGAGCTTTATTGTGTACGGCGTTCCGTATATGGGCACGTCGGGATAGTGGGGCGCGAGCTTGCCGATGGCGCCTATGTGGTCGAGGTGCCCGTGGGTGAAGGTTATCGCAACGACCTTCTTGTTCCTGAGAATGGAATCGTCCGGGATGGCGCCGAGCTTCTGGAGCTCCTTGGCCGGAAACTGCTGGATGTTGACGTCCTCGTGGATGAGAACGCGGTCGAGCCTTATTCCCATGTCGATTATGACGACCTCTTCCCTGCCGCCGTTGGAGTAGCCGACGGCGGTCATGTTCTTGCCGACTTCCTCGTAACCGCTAATGGTGTAGATTTTTATCATATCTATTCCTCCTTACGCCCCCAGGCCTCTCCTGAGGCGTGGGGCTGCGTTGGTCTTAGTTGTGGGCAGGGGTTTAAAAAGGTGTGCATTCCCGAGAACCGAAGAAGGGGATAAAAATCACCGGCTCCTCAGGTAAGCCGGCAGGTCGATCCTCTGCTCAAGCCACTCCCTCGTGAAGCCCGTAACCACGAGCGGAACCTTCCTGAGCTCCTCGACGTTCCTCGCCCCGACGAGGAACATGGCGTTCCTTATCTCCTCGATGTAGCGCTGGAGGACTTTGATTACTCCATCGACGTCGCCCTTCACGGCCGGCTTGAGGAGGGGCAGCGCAACGCCGGCGAACGTAGCACCCATCGCCAGAGCCTTCGCCATCGTTATCCCGTCGCGCATTCCGCCGGTGGCTATAATCGGCAGGTCGGTGGCGTAGCTAACCTCTGCGACGCTTATTGCAGTCTTAATTCCCCAGTCCCAGAACCTGAGGGCCATGTTTCTTCCTATCTCGTCTTTTGCTCTGTAGTACTCAACGCCGCTCCAGCTCGTCCCGCCAAGGCCGCCGACATCAATCGCGTCTATCCCGATGCTCTCAAGCCTCACCGCAACCTCCATAGAAACGCCGGCACCGGTTTCCTTCGCTATTATCGGGTAGGGGAACTCGGCCTTGAGCCCAGCTAAAGCATTAAGAACGCCCCTGTACTGGGTATCGCCCTCCGGCTGGACGCTCTCCTGGAGCGGGTTCATGTGTATCGCCAGAGCGTCTGCCTGAATGGTCTCGACGGCCTTCAAAGCCTCCTCAATACCGTACCTGCCGGGCATCGTCTCGGCGAACTGCGGTGCTCCAAGGTTGCCGACGAGGAAAACATCGGGCGCGACATCGCGGACGTAGTAGCTCTCCCAGGTTTCGGGCTTTCTAATCATGGCGCGCTGACTGCCGACACCCATTAGGATGTTCAGCTCCTGGGCGGCCTTCGCCAGGGTCTTGTTTATCTTGCCCGCCAGCTGGGAGCCCCTTGTCCCGCCGGTCATCCCGGCTATGAAAATGGGATAATCAAACTTCCTCCCGAGAAA encodes the following:
- a CDS encoding polyprenyl synthetase family protein, coding for MGKYDELFARVKEMAKDVDAAIFELIPEKEPKNLYDASRHYPLAGGKRVRPFVVLRAAEAVGGDPRKALYPAAAVEFIHNYSLVHDDIMDMDELRRGRPTVHKLWGVNMAILAGDLLFSKAFEAIAKAEVSPEKKARILDVLVRTSNMLCEGQALDIEFETRDEVTVEEYLKMISGKTGALFEGSAEIGAIVGTDNEEYIKALAKWGMNVGIAFQIWDDVLDLIADEEKLGKPVGSDIRKGKKTLIVSHFFDHASEEDKAEFLKVFGKYAGDAKGDALIHDEKVKEEVERAIELLRKYGSIDYAAQYAKDLVKEANEALKVLPESEARKDLELLAEFLVEREF
- the fni gene encoding type 2 isopentenyl-diphosphate Delta-isomerase, producing the protein MEAFDKEELTIIRKFEHIEHCLKRNVQAHVSNGFEDVHFVHMSLPEIDKEEIDLSVEFLGRKFDYPIFIAGMTGGTRGSQLAGKINKTLAKAAQELNILMGVGSQRAMIRKPETWESYYVRDVAPDVFLVGNLGAPQFAETMPGRYGIEEALKAVETIQADALAIHMNPLQESVQPEGDTQYRGVLNALAGLKAEFPYPIIAKETGAGVSMEVAVRLESIGIDAIDVGGLGGTSWSGVEYYRAKDEIGRNMALRFWDWGIKTAISVAEVSYATDLPIIATGGMRDGITMAKALAMGATFAGVALPLLKPAVKGDVDGVIKVLQRYIEEIRNAMFLVGARNVEELRKVPLVVTGFTREWLEQRIDLPAYLRSR
- a CDS encoding RNase J family beta-CASP ribonuclease encodes the protein MIKIYTISGYEEVGKNMTAVGYSNGGREEVVIIDMGIRLDRVLIHEDVNIQQFPAKELQKLGAIPDDSILRNKKVVAITFTHGHLDHIGAIGKLAPHYPDVPIYGTPYTIKLAKSEVKSEQYFEVKNPMYETGFGEIVQVSENLAIEFVQITHSIPQAAMVVVHTPEGAVVHTGDFKFDNNNPLGERPDYKRLKELGKEGVKVLIPESTRVSEPTKTPSEAVAQMLLEDFFLYEGMEADGLIATTFASHIPRLQELIWIANKMGRQAVFVGRSLAKYTGIAKQLGLIRMKGARAVRSPNAIRKVLAEVSGARENYLLVVTGHQGEPGAVLTRMANGELYDIGKRDTVVFSAGTIPNPLNKAQRYVLETKLKMKNVRMIKDLHVSGHASREDHRYLIRMLNPENIVPAHGEFRMLTHYAELAEEEGYLIGRDVFVSRNGYLVEIR